The following are encoded in a window of Roseimaritima ulvae genomic DNA:
- a CDS encoding coiled-coil domain-containing protein: protein MKHLAFILFAVVQVFSQNRVFSQTQGISETLEVPKTEGYTAAPETSAVSPIQFPDAELSAPPVYELPHAAPPNRQLVPPAAAEEYSVGAAAAVPLDASMVVAPPLSSAPPEMLAAPARLSLYSQSNGSRDRLVNQDIPARAATLAYGPLELVVHIPWIADVELDAVRLWIDGKQSHPSELRALHRELGTLDGIPTLNLHYQWSCPPLGRHGLQVTYLRGDRWSVISQPVRFEILAPVAPEIIAIGADQQTPRPHGRDHAVSVSGSVQLKLAGPQPGDTVAIDVNARQLSTKTVDDNCCVTVHLHKQFPTGRYKLTVRSVSGLACGLTSKPSRPQWIDLYDHRSQVTTIDLIGAASLTFHINQPVAAPKLLRLPVEYFPRSPVLEAPPVVLSPRQPGEMYLSPAAEADHPTTLTSNVEPRNRLLDRESDTESDTTVAPPAVPAVPAVPAVPAVPAVPAVPAVPAVPAVPAASNTAVPETAESDTGESEAAETPNVGLDPPGEADDPGKPAPPALPTPATGSTCPGCGASCEIACDTCRQCGLWQSKAAEPHHTLTGNVNELRQRGVVAQARAESLSAQLERLLEHARSLNHENATLRNRVTSHLKEVEGAVGEELNLYWMLQDRHTQIQRKWQLLEALRLDLADPDLRYAVQEAERDVRARFEIASKLQANSKPNVVRNLKQNFAAAEQTLGLIPIVDAEDERSQQNAFLRLSSIPIPGATNPLATGIGPLFEAIAQASSMRTQILKHKDRSTTVPHPQYVRVDYTPAVELLLQEAEFASLPPRRAQLATQRRALDAAMQTHERDLKILLDDIKTQQQNAMADIVDTQRAIAHQPPDPAVIAGLTAVLNQADAAWVVAQQKLNANQAPDKKPALSNQLATAADKRRHAAAELAKAQATQTHPITGITHLREQTQFLFQAQADLRRLLSAVSDCIADQTRRQHRLAELENKLQDVAVDVRGQIAEWEAHRVYLDHLITQADQAIQRRRTLATATGRALYQARLRAQAQQAELDQQLRYQQDTLNAQLAAEQARAESAETLASLHWQRVQARDRANQALRSAAPPTITYFHAPAHFPLARFGKGGLDDARDGMLIAEGMKLETRADGSYHVEYKVLRSALPAKLVLQIQFKTSPQAAWETLSLKPQTISPRTQRMEAVSNTDDWLASLGQDRYVTITDQGWHPALQQRGGQVVEVRRSGNARFGYGFKGLDVYGRVTSQSP, encoded by the coding sequence ATGAAACACCTGGCTTTCATCCTGTTTGCGGTTGTTCAAGTATTCTCTCAGAATCGAGTCTTTTCTCAGACTCAAGGGATTTCAGAGACGCTTGAGGTCCCCAAAACCGAGGGATACACGGCGGCCCCCGAAACGTCGGCCGTTTCGCCTATCCAGTTTCCCGACGCAGAATTGTCGGCGCCGCCGGTCTACGAACTTCCTCACGCTGCGCCACCCAACCGACAACTCGTGCCGCCGGCGGCCGCAGAGGAATATTCAGTCGGCGCGGCGGCGGCCGTGCCACTTGATGCGTCGATGGTCGTCGCACCACCGCTGAGCTCGGCGCCGCCGGAAATGCTGGCAGCCCCCGCACGATTGAGTTTGTATTCGCAGTCAAACGGTTCCCGTGATCGCTTGGTCAACCAGGACATTCCCGCGCGGGCTGCGACGCTGGCGTATGGTCCCCTGGAACTGGTCGTTCATATTCCCTGGATCGCCGACGTAGAACTGGACGCCGTGCGGCTATGGATCGATGGCAAACAATCGCATCCATCGGAGCTTCGTGCGCTACACCGCGAGCTGGGAACGTTGGATGGGATCCCGACGTTGAACTTGCACTACCAATGGAGTTGTCCGCCGCTGGGACGCCATGGCCTCCAGGTCACCTATTTGCGCGGCGATCGCTGGAGTGTGATCAGCCAGCCGGTACGATTTGAGATTCTGGCACCTGTCGCTCCTGAAATCATCGCCATCGGTGCCGACCAGCAAACGCCACGACCGCACGGCCGCGATCATGCCGTCTCGGTCAGCGGCAGCGTTCAGCTGAAACTTGCCGGCCCGCAGCCCGGCGATACGGTGGCGATCGATGTCAATGCACGTCAACTCTCGACCAAGACAGTTGACGACAACTGTTGCGTGACCGTTCACCTTCACAAACAGTTTCCAACCGGTCGGTATAAGCTGACCGTCCGTAGCGTCAGCGGATTGGCTTGCGGCCTGACCAGCAAACCATCACGGCCGCAGTGGATCGATCTGTATGATCACCGCAGCCAGGTCACCACAATCGATCTGATCGGAGCGGCTTCCTTGACCTTCCATATCAATCAGCCGGTTGCTGCTCCCAAATTGCTTCGCCTGCCCGTTGAATATTTCCCACGCTCGCCCGTCCTGGAAGCTCCGCCAGTTGTCCTTTCGCCCCGGCAACCCGGCGAAATGTATCTGTCGCCCGCCGCCGAAGCGGACCATCCCACCACCCTCACCTCAAACGTCGAACCACGCAACCGCTTGCTGGATAGGGAATCGGACACCGAATCCGACACCACCGTCGCGCCCCCGGCTGTCCCTGCTGTCCCTGCTGTCCCTGCTGTCCCTGCTGTCCCTGCCGTCCCTGCCGTCCCTGCCGTCCCGGCTGTCCCGGCTGTCCCGGCCGCCTCCAACACTGCTGTCCCCGAAACCGCCGAATCCGACACAGGCGAATCCGAGGCTGCCGAAACACCGAACGTTGGACTGGATCCCCCAGGCGAGGCCGACGATCCAGGCAAGCCGGCGCCCCCCGCGTTACCGACGCCCGCAACCGGCTCGACCTGCCCTGGCTGCGGTGCGTCCTGCGAAATCGCTTGCGATACCTGTCGGCAGTGCGGTTTGTGGCAAAGCAAAGCCGCCGAGCCGCACCACACGCTGACCGGTAATGTTAATGAACTACGGCAGCGAGGCGTGGTCGCCCAAGCCCGCGCAGAAAGTCTCTCCGCTCAACTGGAACGACTGCTGGAACACGCCCGGTCGCTGAATCACGAAAACGCGACCCTCCGCAACCGCGTGACCAGCCATCTCAAAGAGGTGGAAGGAGCCGTCGGCGAAGAGCTGAACTTGTATTGGATGCTTCAAGATCGACACACGCAGATTCAACGCAAATGGCAACTGCTGGAAGCTCTGCGGCTTGACCTCGCCGATCCCGATCTGCGGTACGCCGTCCAGGAAGCCGAACGCGACGTGCGAGCACGGTTCGAAATCGCCTCCAAGCTCCAAGCAAACTCGAAACCCAATGTCGTACGCAATCTGAAGCAGAATTTTGCCGCCGCCGAACAGACCCTGGGCCTGATTCCGATCGTCGATGCCGAGGATGAACGCTCACAACAAAACGCCTTCCTACGGCTAAGCAGCATCCCAATACCTGGCGCTACAAACCCGCTAGCAACGGGCATAGGTCCCCTGTTTGAAGCCATTGCCCAAGCGTCTTCGATGCGAACACAGATTCTGAAGCATAAGGATCGGAGCACAACAGTACCCCACCCGCAGTACGTCCGCGTCGACTATACCCCGGCGGTAGAACTGTTGTTGCAAGAAGCCGAATTTGCCTCGCTTCCGCCACGTCGTGCTCAACTCGCCACGCAGCGACGGGCCCTTGATGCGGCAATGCAAACGCACGAGCGCGACCTGAAAATCCTTTTGGACGACATCAAAACCCAACAACAAAACGCGATGGCTGACATCGTGGATACGCAACGGGCGATTGCTCATCAGCCCCCCGACCCCGCGGTTATTGCAGGCCTAACCGCTGTACTGAATCAAGCCGATGCCGCATGGGTCGTGGCCCAACAGAAGCTCAATGCCAATCAGGCCCCTGACAAGAAACCAGCCCTCTCGAATCAGTTGGCCACCGCCGCAGACAAGCGAAGGCATGCCGCGGCGGAACTTGCCAAAGCGCAAGCCACTCAAACGCACCCCATCACCGGTATCACGCATCTTAGAGAACAGACACAATTTTTATTCCAGGCTCAGGCCGACCTCCGACGTTTGCTCAGCGCGGTATCCGACTGCATCGCCGACCAGACGCGGCGGCAACACCGTCTGGCAGAGCTGGAAAACAAATTGCAGGACGTGGCCGTCGACGTCCGCGGGCAGATCGCCGAATGGGAAGCTCATCGCGTCTATCTGGATCACCTCATCACGCAAGCGGACCAAGCCATCCAGCGTCGCCGAACGCTGGCCACCGCCACCGGACGAGCACTGTACCAAGCACGTCTTAGGGCCCAAGCCCAGCAGGCCGAACTGGACCAACAACTGCGTTACCAACAAGATACCCTCAACGCGCAACTCGCCGCCGAACAGGCCCGTGCCGAGTCGGCAGAAACTCTGGCGAGTCTGCATTGGCAGCGAGTACAAGCCCGCGACCGAGCGAACCAGGCGCTTCGCAGCGCCGCACCGCCCACGATCACCTACTTCCACGCCCCCGCCCATTTTCCACTTGCTCGGTTTGGCAAAGGAGGTTTGGACGATGCCCGCGACGGTATGCTGATCGCCGAAGGGATGAAGCTGGAAACCAGGGCTGACGGCAGCTACCACGTCGAATACAAAGTCTTGCGGTCGGCCCTGCCGGCGAAATTGGTGTTGCAAATTCAATTCAAAACCAGTCCGCAGGCCGCCTGGGAAACGCTCTCGTTAAAGCCTCAGACCATCAGTCCCCGCACCCAGCGGATGGAAGCTGTTTCCAACACCGACGATTGGCTCGCTTCGCTAGGCCAAGATCGGTATGTCACCATCACTGATCAAGGCTGGCACCCGGCGCTGCAACAGCGCGGTGGCCAAGTGGTCGAGGTTCGCCGCAGCGGCAATGCTCGCTTCGGCTACGGATTTAAAGGCCTAGACGTGTATGGTCGCGTTACCAGCCAATCCCCCTAG
- a CDS encoding di-heme-cytochrome C peroxidase: MRNKASAMSIRAVVGVIFLLGVGRLFPNTAEAQVEFLSQNWDADQRQTFYTTSQGSRIMPYDWFLALETSEGQDSFVRDLLPKLGYLPNDNTTDNPDRLPVGFVADIDASRRKHIGLTCAACHTNQIAYQGKTFQIDGAPTLADMWGMLEGIDNSLTATREQPDKFDRFATAVLGEAADDAAAVATLKSELDEFYAYWHQFIHDSRVPHPWGRARLDAFGMIFNRVTSIDLGIPDNSRPPDAPVSYPFLWGTSFEDVVQWNGSAENTNDIERLGRNLGEVLGVFGQAEFRGPGFLQLPSFRTSAKRLNQLKLENQLKELWSPQWPDHLGEIDPEKHAAGKILFEKNCIRCHKVIPHGMQHTPVTVKMTPLTVVGTDPKMAVNAATGTVATGDLRRLIGFRAKMPRGELLQKLVRLSLISPFRDVRQNRHLLLSLPNETFSPTEIKKFLLELGLTEDDAMRLLAAHHDKLKDYYKDLRQASRMLATDSIPSAEEDVPQSLRYKARPLDGIWATAPYLHNGSVPNLYELLLPAEQRSATFYVGSNQFDPEKVGFETQQGEGTTFFDTSLPGNSNAGHDTYGTFNEEQRWQLVEYMKSL; this comes from the coding sequence ATGCGTAACAAAGCATCGGCGATGAGTATCCGAGCCGTTGTGGGGGTGATTTTTTTGCTCGGTGTCGGACGGTTGTTCCCCAACACCGCGGAGGCTCAGGTTGAGTTCTTGTCGCAGAACTGGGATGCCGACCAGCGGCAAACCTTCTACACCACCAGCCAGGGTTCGCGAATCATGCCCTACGACTGGTTCCTGGCCTTGGAAACCAGTGAGGGACAAGACTCCTTCGTTCGCGATCTGCTGCCCAAGTTGGGATACCTGCCCAACGACAACACCACCGACAATCCCGATCGGTTGCCGGTCGGCTTCGTTGCCGACATCGACGCTTCGCGACGTAAACACATCGGACTGACCTGCGCGGCTTGCCATACCAACCAGATCGCCTACCAAGGCAAGACTTTTCAGATCGATGGTGCGCCCACTCTGGCGGATATGTGGGGCATGCTGGAAGGCATTGACAACTCGCTGACCGCCACCCGTGAACAACCCGATAAATTTGATCGCTTCGCCACCGCGGTTCTGGGCGAAGCTGCCGACGACGCTGCGGCCGTGGCCACCCTGAAAAGTGAATTGGATGAATTCTATGCGTATTGGCATCAATTCATCCACGACAGTCGCGTGCCGCATCCGTGGGGCCGGGCACGCTTGGATGCCTTCGGAATGATCTTCAATCGCGTCACGTCGATCGACCTGGGTATCCCCGACAACAGTCGGCCGCCCGACGCGCCGGTTAGTTATCCGTTCCTCTGGGGAACTTCGTTTGAAGACGTCGTACAATGGAATGGCTCGGCGGAAAATACCAACGACATCGAGAGACTGGGCAGAAATCTAGGCGAAGTGCTCGGTGTATTTGGGCAAGCCGAATTTCGCGGGCCCGGCTTCCTTCAGCTGCCGTCTTTCCGGACCAGCGCCAAACGACTGAATCAACTCAAACTGGAAAACCAACTAAAAGAACTTTGGTCGCCGCAGTGGCCAGACCACTTGGGCGAAATCGATCCGGAAAAACATGCCGCTGGAAAAATCCTCTTCGAGAAAAACTGCATCCGCTGCCACAAGGTGATACCCCATGGCATGCAGCACACGCCGGTAACAGTGAAGATGACACCGCTGACGGTGGTCGGTACCGACCCCAAGATGGCCGTCAACGCTGCCACCGGGACCGTAGCGACCGGCGACCTGAGACGGCTGATCGGCTTTCGAGCCAAGATGCCGCGGGGCGAATTGCTGCAAAAACTGGTGCGTCTGTCTTTGATCAGTCCGTTCAGGGACGTGCGGCAAAACCGACATCTGCTGCTTTCGCTGCCCAACGAAACCTTCTCCCCCACCGAAATCAAGAAATTCTTGCTCGAACTGGGGCTGACCGAAGACGATGCCATGAGACTATTGGCAGCCCATCATGACAAGTTAAAAGACTATTACAAAGATCTTCGACAAGCATCGCGAATGCTAGCCACCGATTCGATCCCATCGGCGGAGGAAGATGTTCCGCAATCCCTGCGATATAAAGCTCGACCGCTGGACGGCATCTGGGCGACGGCTCCCTACCTACACAACGGCTCGGTGCCCAACCTGTACGAATTGTTGCTGCCTGCAGAACAGCGTAGCGCGACGTTTTATGTGGGCAGCAATCAGTTCGACCCCGAAAAAGTCGGTTTCGAAACGCAGCAGGGAGAAGGTACGACGTTCTTCGATACTTCCCTGCCGGGCAATTCCAACGCCGGGCATGACACGTACGGTACGTTTAACGAAGAACAACGTTGGCAATTGGTGGAGTACATGAAATCGCTGTAG
- a CDS encoding YdjY domain-containing protein codes for MNTRLMLTAWFSAALLFAISPLAVAVQPPQETAAGAESSAERQLPTSPAVAGDTAGQESALDAPPSEDADAQTAALLATAPDPVDNVKKMFEPPQDVVRLTKDGRLWVDRKGKQVIVDGYVAMSRGMLEMFACPAGTKEHESVVAVLARSRDVHTALLAIGAQTGTPVQWVPKYVSATGQPIRIWVLWYDKQGKLQKTDARKWVVKTGTKKALQEDWVFAGSNFWKDPADGQVYYEADSGDLVCVSNFSSAMLDVPVMSSKDTGALQFSAAEGRVPDEMTPVRLIMIPIPLPSDDPQPRDPAQADPDQPPADKWLTLRDDAKTSAATAKTPAAKTPAAEAAAQ; via the coding sequence ATGAACACCCGCTTGATGTTGACCGCATGGTTTTCTGCCGCCTTGTTGTTCGCGATTTCGCCGCTGGCTGTGGCGGTGCAGCCGCCGCAGGAGACAGCCGCGGGGGCGGAAAGCTCTGCCGAGCGGCAGTTGCCGACCAGTCCCGCGGTGGCCGGCGATACCGCGGGACAAGAATCCGCGCTGGATGCCCCGCCGTCCGAAGATGCGGACGCCCAAACGGCCGCACTGTTGGCGACCGCTCCCGACCCGGTCGACAATGTGAAAAAAATGTTCGAACCGCCTCAGGACGTTGTGCGTTTAACCAAGGACGGTCGGCTGTGGGTCGATAGGAAAGGCAAGCAGGTGATCGTCGATGGGTACGTGGCGATGAGCCGTGGGATGTTGGAAATGTTCGCCTGCCCGGCGGGCACCAAGGAACACGAATCCGTGGTCGCCGTGTTGGCTCGCAGCCGCGACGTGCATACCGCCCTGCTGGCCATCGGAGCCCAAACCGGCACCCCCGTGCAATGGGTTCCCAAATACGTGTCCGCCACCGGCCAACCGATCCGCATCTGGGTACTGTGGTACGACAAACAAGGCAAGCTGCAGAAAACCGATGCCCGGAAATGGGTGGTCAAAACCGGCACCAAAAAAGCCCTGCAAGAGGATTGGGTGTTTGCCGGCAGTAACTTCTGGAAAGACCCTGCAGACGGACAGGTTTACTACGAAGCCGACTCGGGCGATTTGGTCTGCGTCTCCAATTTCAGCTCCGCGATGTTGGACGTGCCGGTGATGAGCAGCAAGGACACCGGAGCCTTACAGTTTAGCGCCGCCGAGGGCCGAGTGCCGGATGAGATGACGCCGGTGCGATTGATTATGATTCCGATTCCGCTGCCCAGCGACGATCCGCAGCCTCGCGATCCTGCGCAGGCGGATCCCGATCAACCGCCCGCCGATAAATGGCTGACGCTCCGCGACGACGCCAAGACCTCGGCTGCGACTGCGAAAACCCCCGCTGCGAAAACGCCGGCTGCCGAGGCTGCCGCCCAGTGA
- a CDS encoding TolC family protein, translating to MVLWLILPTVVCCQPLFAQTVEGPVAPIETLGPGVVNVMPQRLGVADVIASVYASYPEIVQARQRRTQASGDWLAAQGAFDTKLNAHTLSEPTGYYENYRHGIGLARQNWWGGYVSAGYRIGRGDFQPWYKERQTDEGGEFKLAFVQPLLQGRAIDANRVAVFQASLQRSAVEPEIQQALLEISREATAAYWDWVAAGAMVQAQQELLELARERGRKFEAGFQAGKFAEIDVLLNKQLIAERTALTIEAQRKFLQTGFKLSLYLRGDGGNPLVPPADWLPDRFPRIQPLDDNDFATDLAAALSRRPEIRLLELQIQGIQWDRRLAYNQQQPQVDFVAEASQDMGFRATSSDDKDQFELVIGLRGELPLQRRKARGKIQSTSSKINQLNEKLRLSRDKIATNLQITYSDLRLSAQLVDQAETALRLALETLQRYRFAYEQGKIDLIYLNLLETKANEAELKLVKTQQAWFENLSRMQTVLGLDPLDQAMLLSELPPSERIGPGHLPEPQVPNDPPAVE from the coding sequence ATGGTGCTGTGGCTGATCCTGCCCACTGTGGTCTGCTGTCAGCCACTGTTTGCTCAAACCGTCGAAGGGCCCGTGGCTCCCATCGAGACGCTGGGGCCCGGCGTGGTCAATGTCATGCCGCAGCGATTGGGCGTGGCCGATGTGATCGCCAGCGTCTATGCCTCGTACCCGGAAATCGTTCAAGCTCGACAACGGCGCACGCAAGCCAGCGGCGATTGGCTGGCCGCCCAAGGCGCTTTCGATACCAAACTGAACGCCCATACGCTCAGCGAGCCGACGGGGTATTACGAAAACTATCGCCACGGCATCGGCCTGGCGCGTCAGAACTGGTGGGGCGGTTACGTTTCGGCAGGCTATCGCATCGGCCGCGGCGATTTTCAGCCCTGGTACAAGGAACGGCAAACCGACGAGGGCGGTGAATTTAAACTGGCGTTTGTGCAGCCTCTGTTGCAAGGCCGCGCAATCGATGCGAATCGAGTCGCCGTGTTTCAAGCTTCCCTGCAGCGGTCCGCCGTGGAACCGGAAATTCAACAAGCTCTGTTGGAAATTTCCCGAGAAGCCACGGCGGCTTACTGGGACTGGGTGGCGGCGGGCGCCATGGTCCAGGCTCAGCAAGAACTGCTGGAACTGGCCCGTGAACGTGGCCGCAAATTCGAAGCGGGATTCCAAGCCGGTAAATTCGCCGAGATCGATGTATTGCTGAACAAGCAGTTGATCGCCGAGCGAACGGCCCTGACCATCGAAGCGCAGCGGAAGTTTTTGCAGACCGGGTTTAAACTGTCGCTGTATTTGCGTGGCGACGGCGGCAACCCCTTGGTGCCGCCTGCCGACTGGTTGCCCGACCGCTTTCCCCGCATTCAGCCCCTGGACGATAACGATTTCGCTACCGACCTGGCTGCCGCACTCAGCCGGCGGCCGGAGATTCGTCTGCTGGAACTACAGATCCAGGGAATTCAGTGGGATCGTCGCCTGGCCTACAACCAGCAACAGCCGCAAGTCGATTTTGTCGCCGAAGCTTCGCAGGATATGGGATTTCGAGCGACCAGTTCGGACGACAAAGATCAGTTTGAATTGGTCATCGGTCTGCGGGGCGAATTGCCTTTGCAGCGACGCAAGGCCCGCGGGAAGATCCAGTCCACGTCGTCCAAAATCAATCAGCTGAACGAAAAACTGCGGCTCTCACGCGACAAGATCGCAACCAATTTACAGATCACGTACAGCGACTTGCGATTGTCGGCGCAATTGGTCGATCAAGCCGAAACGGCGCTGCGATTGGCCCTCGAAACGTTGCAACGTTATCGGTTCGCTTATGAGCAGGGCAAAATCGACTTGATCTATCTGAACCTGTTAGAGACCAAGGCCAACGAGGCGGAATTGAAGCTGGTTAAAACGCAGCAGGCCTGGTTCGAAAATTTATCTCGGATGCAAACCGTATTAGGCTTAGATCCCTTGGACCAAGCCATGCTGCTATCCGAATTGCCGCCGTCGGAACGGATCGGCCCGGGGCATCTGCCGGAACCACAAGTTCCGAACGATCCGCCTGCTGTCGAATAG
- a CDS encoding HlyD family secretion protein has protein sequence MKALSYDDFPSLQLVRTGRRVRQVGRLTFGVLVLSIIAMFLLPWRQTAKGTGTVVALNPQQRTQFVNSPSKGIVSYVAPGLREGSYVEANELLIRLTPLALDAVSQIDTQIIAIESKQEAAKSSLLVQQQAAELQKNSGQSMAKSLKQDYLASRKKWEQAKNEVTALQADLADKRNQLQIAERVSEQGLISREELFSKSQAVEAQMAKVIKAENAVDEAYASLLAKEEEIESKMQEIDIKNRTASQKVLEAMQKLNTIEKELLDLRTKRGELDRLEIRAPRAGYIQQWFGLEGSDSVKEGDRLFVIVPDADELAVEMKVNGNDMPLIQEGDAVRLQFEGWPAVQFVGWPSVAVGTFGGKVNRIFPTDDSLGNFRVVVTPDETIDGKNDWPDDRYLRQGVRANGWVLLSRVSIGYELWRQINGFPPVVADKPPAASPTPANKDKDGKLKLPKL, from the coding sequence ATGAAAGCGTTGAGCTACGACGATTTTCCTTCCCTGCAATTGGTCCGCACCGGTCGACGAGTCCGACAGGTGGGGCGATTGACCTTTGGGGTGTTGGTGTTGTCGATCATCGCCATGTTCCTGTTGCCGTGGCGGCAAACCGCCAAAGGCACCGGCACCGTGGTGGCCCTCAACCCCCAACAGCGAACGCAGTTTGTGAACAGTCCCTCCAAGGGGATTGTCAGCTATGTGGCGCCGGGGCTGCGCGAGGGCAGCTATGTGGAAGCCAACGAGTTGCTAATCCGCCTGACGCCGCTGGCGCTGGATGCGGTCTCACAAATCGACACCCAAATCATAGCCATCGAATCTAAACAGGAAGCCGCCAAATCGAGTCTGCTAGTCCAGCAACAAGCCGCCGAGTTGCAGAAAAATAGCGGCCAAAGTATGGCCAAATCTTTAAAGCAAGATTATCTCGCCTCGCGAAAGAAATGGGAGCAAGCCAAAAACGAGGTCACGGCCCTGCAAGCCGACTTGGCCGATAAACGCAATCAGCTGCAGATCGCGGAACGGGTTTCCGAGCAAGGCCTGATCTCTCGCGAAGAATTGTTCTCCAAGTCGCAAGCCGTCGAGGCACAGATGGCGAAGGTCATCAAAGCTGAAAACGCCGTCGATGAGGCGTATGCGTCGCTGCTGGCCAAAGAAGAAGAAATCGAATCCAAAATGCAGGAGATCGATATTAAAAACCGCACGGCAAGTCAAAAAGTATTGGAGGCCATGCAAAAGCTGAACACGATCGAAAAAGAGTTACTGGATCTGCGGACCAAACGCGGTGAATTGGATCGGCTGGAAATTCGCGCCCCGCGAGCCGGCTACATCCAACAGTGGTTTGGACTCGAAGGCAGTGATTCGGTGAAAGAGGGAGACCGGTTGTTTGTGATCGTGCCCGACGCTGACGAACTGGCCGTGGAGATGAAGGTGAATGGAAACGACATGCCGCTGATTCAAGAAGGCGATGCGGTGCGGCTGCAGTTTGAAGGCTGGCCCGCCGTTCAGTTTGTCGGCTGGCCTTCGGTCGCCGTCGGCACCTTTGGCGGTAAAGTCAACCGAATTTTCCCAACTGATGATAGCTTGGGAAATTTTCGCGTGGTTGTCACGCCGGACGAGACGATTGATGGGAAGAACGATTGGCCCGATGACCGATACCTAAGACAAGGTGTGCGGGCCAACGGATGGGTACTGCTGAGTCGTGTTTCCATTGGTTACGAGTTATGGCGTCAAATAAACGGATTCCCGCCCGTCGTCGCCGACAAACCCCCTGCTGCAAGCCCGACGCCGGCCAACAAGGACAAGGACGGCAAACTGAAGTTGCCGAAACTATAG